The following coding sequences lie in one Musa acuminata AAA Group cultivar baxijiao chromosome BXJ3-1, Cavendish_Baxijiao_AAA, whole genome shotgun sequence genomic window:
- the LOC103978574 gene encoding uncharacterized protein LOC103978574: MAFRSREIYNKIARKVGGSVPPDVMDSVKKLVPNNKLVMGRAKRGIFAGRHIQFGNKVSEDGGNKSRRTWKPNVQEKRLFSYIHDRHIRVKVTTHALRCIDKAGGIDEYLLKTPYHKMGTELGLVWKARIEKMYEQLGKMEVGFFSPEEEAKIEKGFEEIAAAKKEFQREARKAMAEQRQMEGGGA, encoded by the exons ATGGCCTTCAGATCGAGGGAGATATACAACAAAATAGCGCGCAAGGTAGGGGGCTCGGTGCCTCCGGACGTGATGGATTCGGTGAAGAAGCTCGTCCCCAACAACAAGCTCGTGATGGGGCGGGCCAAGCGCGGGATCTTCGCCGGCCGCCACATCCAGTTCGGGAACAAGGTCAGCGAGGACGGCGGCAACAA GTCTAGAAGGACATGGAAGCCAAATGTGCAGGAGAAGCGGCTTTTCAGCTACATCCATGATCGACACATTCGAGTGAAAGTCACCACTCATGCTCTCCGATGCATTGACAAAGCTGGTGGGATCGACGAGTATCTTCTGAAGACACCCTACCATAAAATGGGGACAGAGTTAGGCTTGGTCTGGAAAGCCAGGATTGAGAAAATGTACGAACAGCTTGGAAAAATGGAAGTGGGTTTCTTCTCTCCTGAAGAGGAGGCCAAGATTGAAAAGGGGTTTGAAGAGATAGCAGCTGCCAAGAAAGAGTTTCAAAGAGAAGCTCGCAAAGCTATGGCGGAGCAGAGGCAGATGGAAGGTGGTGGAGCCTAG
- the LOC103978555 gene encoding uncharacterized protein LOC103978555 isoform X1: MLPHQPWGFQDRKGRRDMTERSCGVPKQKKESRAEERMPTVWFALKKSLHCKTEPSDVHDPKARGHLGAILTRRPGRSGCSRSIANLKDVIHGSKRHLERPPSCSPRSIGSSEFLNPITHEVILSNSRCELRITGFGGCPDGEAYVGTLRPGTPLQSNPSHRGTNTTPPRKPPTLLGGRDGHGIVGSSLSSSVLGNGGVAVHHAASTPKFSHEADSQTKRHSAAVTCHKCGEQFGKQEALESHHLSKHAVTELVEGDSSRKIVEIICRASWLKPESSCIRIERVLKVHNMQKTLSRFEEYRELVKNKASKLAKKHPRCLADGNELLRFHGTTMACSLGTNGSSSLCSSEKCNVCRIIRHGFSAKKEVKGGIGVFTTSTSGRAFETIETYDDDDGDPSIKKALLVCRVIAGRVHKPLDNYQELAGHSGFDSMAGKVGLYANIEELYLLNPRALLPCFVVICRT, translated from the exons ATGCTTCCTCACCAACCATGGGGTTTCCAAG ATAGGAAGGGAAGGAGAGACATGACAGAGAGAAGCTGTGGAGTACCGAAGCAGAAGAAAGAAAGCAGGGCAGAGGAGAGGATGCCGACCGTCTGGTTTGCTCTCAAGAAGTCTCTCCACTGCAAGACCGAGCCATCAGATGTGCACGATCCAAAGGCCAGAGGGCATCTGGGCGCCATCTTGACGAGGAGGCCAGGGAGGTCTGGCTGCTCCCGATCCATTGCCAACCTCAAAGATGTCATCCATGGGAGCAAGAGACACCTCGAGAGGCCACCGAGCTGCAGCCCGAGGTCCATCGGGAGCAGTGAGTTCCTCAACCCGATCACCCATGAGGTGATCCTTAGCAACTCCAGGTGTGAGTTGAGGATCACCGGGTTTGGAGGCTGTCCTGATGGTGAGGCCTATGTGGGCACCCTCAGGCCGGGGACTCCCCTTCAAAGCAATCCTTCGCACAGGGGAACCAACACCACACCTCCAAGGAAACCTCCCACCCTGTTGGGTGGCAGAGATGGCCATGGCATTGTGGGTTCATCTCTTTCTAGTTCTGTGCTTGGTAACGGAGGTGTTGCagtccaccatgctgcttcaacaccTAAATTTTCTCATGAAGCAGATTCACAAACAAAGAGACACTCTGCTGCTGTGACCTGCCACAAATGCGGGGAGCAATTCGGGAAGCAGGAAGCCTTGGAATCTCACCACCTATCCAAGCATGCAG TGACTGAACTTGTGGAAGGAGATTCCTCAAGAAAGATAGTTGAAATCATCTGCAGAGCAAGCTGGTTGAAACCCGAGAGCAGCTGCATCCGAATCGAGCGGGTCCTAAAGGTGCATAACATGCAGAAAACTCTCTCCCGATTCGAGGAGTACAGAGAACTAGTGAAGAACAAAGCGAGCAAACTCGCGAAGAAGCACCCTCGGTGCCTGGCCGACGGCAATGAGCTGCTGAGGTTCCATGGCACGACGATGGCATGTTCACTTGGCACGAATGGCTCCTCTAGCCTTTGCTCGTCGGAGAAGTGCAACGTTTGCCGGATCATCAGGCATGGCTTCTCTGCAAAGAAAGAAGTGAAGGGAGGCATCGGGGTGTTTACGACCTCTACTAGTGGTAGAGCATTCGAAACTATCGAAAcatacgacgacgacgacggcgatCCTTCCATCAAGAAAGCATTGCTGGTCTGCAGAGTGATTGCAGGGAGAGTGCACAAGCCTTTGGACAACTACCAGGAGCTTGCAGGCCACTCTGGGTTCGATTCAATGGCCGGGAAGGTGGGTCTCTATGCCAACATCGAGGAGCTCTACTTGCTGAACCCGAGAGCTCTGCTGCCATGCTTTGTGGTGATTTGTAGAACCTGA
- the LOC103978555 gene encoding uncharacterized protein LOC103978555 isoform X2, whose amino-acid sequence MTERSCGVPKQKKESRAEERMPTVWFALKKSLHCKTEPSDVHDPKARGHLGAILTRRPGRSGCSRSIANLKDVIHGSKRHLERPPSCSPRSIGSSEFLNPITHEVILSNSRCELRITGFGGCPDGEAYVGTLRPGTPLQSNPSHRGTNTTPPRKPPTLLGGRDGHGIVGSSLSSSVLGNGGVAVHHAASTPKFSHEADSQTKRHSAAVTCHKCGEQFGKQEALESHHLSKHAVTELVEGDSSRKIVEIICRASWLKPESSCIRIERVLKVHNMQKTLSRFEEYRELVKNKASKLAKKHPRCLADGNELLRFHGTTMACSLGTNGSSSLCSSEKCNVCRIIRHGFSAKKEVKGGIGVFTTSTSGRAFETIETYDDDDGDPSIKKALLVCRVIAGRVHKPLDNYQELAGHSGFDSMAGKVGLYANIEELYLLNPRALLPCFVVICRT is encoded by the exons ATGACAGAGAGAAGCTGTGGAGTACCGAAGCAGAAGAAAGAAAGCAGGGCAGAGGAGAGGATGCCGACCGTCTGGTTTGCTCTCAAGAAGTCTCTCCACTGCAAGACCGAGCCATCAGATGTGCACGATCCAAAGGCCAGAGGGCATCTGGGCGCCATCTTGACGAGGAGGCCAGGGAGGTCTGGCTGCTCCCGATCCATTGCCAACCTCAAAGATGTCATCCATGGGAGCAAGAGACACCTCGAGAGGCCACCGAGCTGCAGCCCGAGGTCCATCGGGAGCAGTGAGTTCCTCAACCCGATCACCCATGAGGTGATCCTTAGCAACTCCAGGTGTGAGTTGAGGATCACCGGGTTTGGAGGCTGTCCTGATGGTGAGGCCTATGTGGGCACCCTCAGGCCGGGGACTCCCCTTCAAAGCAATCCTTCGCACAGGGGAACCAACACCACACCTCCAAGGAAACCTCCCACCCTGTTGGGTGGCAGAGATGGCCATGGCATTGTGGGTTCATCTCTTTCTAGTTCTGTGCTTGGTAACGGAGGTGTTGCagtccaccatgctgcttcaacaccTAAATTTTCTCATGAAGCAGATTCACAAACAAAGAGACACTCTGCTGCTGTGACCTGCCACAAATGCGGGGAGCAATTCGGGAAGCAGGAAGCCTTGGAATCTCACCACCTATCCAAGCATGCAG TGACTGAACTTGTGGAAGGAGATTCCTCAAGAAAGATAGTTGAAATCATCTGCAGAGCAAGCTGGTTGAAACCCGAGAGCAGCTGCATCCGAATCGAGCGGGTCCTAAAGGTGCATAACATGCAGAAAACTCTCTCCCGATTCGAGGAGTACAGAGAACTAGTGAAGAACAAAGCGAGCAAACTCGCGAAGAAGCACCCTCGGTGCCTGGCCGACGGCAATGAGCTGCTGAGGTTCCATGGCACGACGATGGCATGTTCACTTGGCACGAATGGCTCCTCTAGCCTTTGCTCGTCGGAGAAGTGCAACGTTTGCCGGATCATCAGGCATGGCTTCTCTGCAAAGAAAGAAGTGAAGGGAGGCATCGGGGTGTTTACGACCTCTACTAGTGGTAGAGCATTCGAAACTATCGAAAcatacgacgacgacgacggcgatCCTTCCATCAAGAAAGCATTGCTGGTCTGCAGAGTGATTGCAGGGAGAGTGCACAAGCCTTTGGACAACTACCAGGAGCTTGCAGGCCACTCTGGGTTCGATTCAATGGCCGGGAAGGTGGGTCTCTATGCCAACATCGAGGAGCTCTACTTGCTGAACCCGAGAGCTCTGCTGCCATGCTTTGTGGTGATTTGTAGAACCTGA
- the LOC135628915 gene encoding BTB/POZ domain-containing protein At3g22104-like isoform X2 yields MTCDLEVDVNGEEIFLVDKGVLSSFSGKLRELTSKTLATSATRNLRVTLHGLPGGAEAFELMTRFCYNNGRTQMSPSNICLLHCIAHFMEMTGDLLSLTKKSLQGIPYWSWPEIMSCLKRCQDLIPVASSSGMLDKVICSLVGRITAVSDASPSGSSPETSAFRFSCDTGSTTSAKNSSNHRGTWWFDELVVLNLDMIEEIIRKMAVEKANHVAIGRFLMHYLKNVGVRSAAADKKKAAEVIIDLLYSLDGSSVSSKSLFGLLRVSYPLKLSKCCQTKLESMIGNQFDQATLDNLLIPAPAGMNSLYDVNIILRFLRSFHRSGGRDSANRSKQAGSLMDSYLAEVAPDSSLKPLKFLALITALPDEARDCHDAIYRAIDLYLEVHTQISDEEKMKICSAINYEKLSSESCKHIARNTKFPSRTAVRALISQQTKLRSLLKGTDQLRKPGHDPDRDDDDEQIILYAKKLDLTREHEKLKSQLQGMQWKVMELEKMCRKMQRQMSKAMKTRIAGSSGSRSLPRLCS; encoded by the exons ATGACTTGTGATCTCGAAGTGGACGTCAATGGAGAAGAGATCTTCCTGGTTGACAAG GGAGTGCTTTCATCCTTCTCCGGCAAACTAAGGGAGTTGACCAGCAAAACGTTGGCCACTTCAGCTACAAGAAACCTCAGAGTGACCCTCCATGGCTTGCCCGGCGGGGCAGAGGCATTTGAGTTGATGACAAGGTTTTGCTACAACAATGGCAGAACTCAGATGAGTCCCAGCAACATCTGTCTTCTGCACTGCATCGCCCACTTCATGGAGATGACCGGCGACCTGCTAAGTCTGACTAAGAAATCTCTCCAGGGAATCCCTTACTGGTCATGGCCTGAGATCATGAGCTGCCTGAAACGGTGCCAAGATCTCATTCCGGTCGCGTCTTCCTCAGGGATGTTGGATAAAGTGATCTGCTCTCTGGTTGGGAGAATCACGGCGGTGAGTGACGCCAGTCCCTCAGGCTCCTCCCCTGAAACCTCAGCCTTCCGGTTCTCCTGCGACACCGGAAGCACTACAAGCGCAAAGAACAGCAGCAACCACCGAGGAACTTGGTGGTTCGATGAACTCGTAGTACTGAATCTTGACATGATCGAGGAGATCATAAGGAAGATGGCTGTTGAGAAGGCGAATCATGTTGCCATCGGTAGGTTCCTCATGCATTACCTCAAGAATGTTGGCGTGCGCAGCGCCGCAGCTGACAAGAAGAAGGCTGCTGAAGTCATCATCGACCTGCTCTACTCCCTCGACGGCAGCTCTGTGTCCTCCAAGAGCTTGTTTGGTCTTCTCCGAGTCTCATATCCACTGAAGCTTAGCAAATGCTGCCAAACCAAGTTGGAGAGCATGATAGGAAACCAGTTCGATCAAGCAACACTGGACAATCTGCTAATTCCAGCCCCGGCAGGGATGAACAGCCTCTACGATGTGAATATAATCCTAAGGTTCCTGAGATCTTTCCACAGAAGCGGGGGTAGAGATTCCGCAAACCGATCGAAGCAAGCTGGAAGCTTAATGGATTCATACTTGGCTGAAGTAGCACCAGATTCCTCTTTGAAGCCTCTGAAGTTTTTGGCACTGATCACAGCTCTGCCAGATGAAGCAAGAGATTGCCACGATGCGATCTACCGAGCCATCGACTTGTACCTCGAG GTTCATACTCAGATATCAGACGAGGAAAAGATGAAGATATGTAGTGCCATAAACTACGAGAAGCTGTCATCAGAGTCCTGCAAACACATCGCGAGGAACACCAAGTTCCCATCAAGAACAGCAGTCCGAGCTCTCATCTCTCAGCAAACCAAGCTCAGGAGTCTGCTCAAAGGGACCGACCAATTGAGGAAGCCTGGACATGATCCAGaccgtgatgatgatgatgagcagaTCATTCTTTACGCGAAGAAGCTCGATTTGACCAGAGAGCATGAGAAGCTGAAATCCCAGTTGCAAGGAATGCAATGGAAGGTGATGGAGCTGGAAAAGATGTGCCGGAAGATGCAAAGGCAGATGTCAAAGGCCATGAAGACTAGAATAGCAGGTTCGAGTGGTTCAAGATCACTTCCCAGGCTTTGCTCATGA
- the LOC135628915 gene encoding BTB/POZ domain-containing protein At3g22104-like isoform X1 — MTCDLEVDVNGEEIFLVDKGVLSSFSGKLRELTSKTLATSATRNLRVTLHGLPGGAEAFELMTRFCYNNGRTQMSPSNICLLHCIAHFMEMTGDLLSLTKKSLQGIPYWSWPEIMSCLKRCQDLIPVASSSGMLDKVICSLVGRITAVSDASPSGSSPETSAFRFSCDTGSTTSAKNSSNHRGTWWFDELVVLNLDMIEEIIRKMAVEKANHVAIGRFLMHYLKNVGVRSAAADKKKAAEVIIDLLYSLDGSSVSSKSLFGLLRVSYPLKLSKCCQTKLESMIGNQFDQATLDNLLIPAPAGMNSLYDVNIILRFLRSFHRSGGRDSANRSKQAGSLMDSYLAEVAPDSSLKPLKFLALITALPDEARDCHDAIYRAIDLYLEVQVHTQISDEEKMKICSAINYEKLSSESCKHIARNTKFPSRTAVRALISQQTKLRSLLKGTDQLRKPGHDPDRDDDDEQIILYAKKLDLTREHEKLKSQLQGMQWKVMELEKMCRKMQRQMSKAMKTRIAGSSGSRSLPRLCS, encoded by the exons ATGACTTGTGATCTCGAAGTGGACGTCAATGGAGAAGAGATCTTCCTGGTTGACAAG GGAGTGCTTTCATCCTTCTCCGGCAAACTAAGGGAGTTGACCAGCAAAACGTTGGCCACTTCAGCTACAAGAAACCTCAGAGTGACCCTCCATGGCTTGCCCGGCGGGGCAGAGGCATTTGAGTTGATGACAAGGTTTTGCTACAACAATGGCAGAACTCAGATGAGTCCCAGCAACATCTGTCTTCTGCACTGCATCGCCCACTTCATGGAGATGACCGGCGACCTGCTAAGTCTGACTAAGAAATCTCTCCAGGGAATCCCTTACTGGTCATGGCCTGAGATCATGAGCTGCCTGAAACGGTGCCAAGATCTCATTCCGGTCGCGTCTTCCTCAGGGATGTTGGATAAAGTGATCTGCTCTCTGGTTGGGAGAATCACGGCGGTGAGTGACGCCAGTCCCTCAGGCTCCTCCCCTGAAACCTCAGCCTTCCGGTTCTCCTGCGACACCGGAAGCACTACAAGCGCAAAGAACAGCAGCAACCACCGAGGAACTTGGTGGTTCGATGAACTCGTAGTACTGAATCTTGACATGATCGAGGAGATCATAAGGAAGATGGCTGTTGAGAAGGCGAATCATGTTGCCATCGGTAGGTTCCTCATGCATTACCTCAAGAATGTTGGCGTGCGCAGCGCCGCAGCTGACAAGAAGAAGGCTGCTGAAGTCATCATCGACCTGCTCTACTCCCTCGACGGCAGCTCTGTGTCCTCCAAGAGCTTGTTTGGTCTTCTCCGAGTCTCATATCCACTGAAGCTTAGCAAATGCTGCCAAACCAAGTTGGAGAGCATGATAGGAAACCAGTTCGATCAAGCAACACTGGACAATCTGCTAATTCCAGCCCCGGCAGGGATGAACAGCCTCTACGATGTGAATATAATCCTAAGGTTCCTGAGATCTTTCCACAGAAGCGGGGGTAGAGATTCCGCAAACCGATCGAAGCAAGCTGGAAGCTTAATGGATTCATACTTGGCTGAAGTAGCACCAGATTCCTCTTTGAAGCCTCTGAAGTTTTTGGCACTGATCACAGCTCTGCCAGATGAAGCAAGAGATTGCCACGATGCGATCTACCGAGCCATCGACTTGTACCTCGAGGTACAG GTTCATACTCAGATATCAGACGAGGAAAAGATGAAGATATGTAGTGCCATAAACTACGAGAAGCTGTCATCAGAGTCCTGCAAACACATCGCGAGGAACACCAAGTTCCCATCAAGAACAGCAGTCCGAGCTCTCATCTCTCAGCAAACCAAGCTCAGGAGTCTGCTCAAAGGGACCGACCAATTGAGGAAGCCTGGACATGATCCAGaccgtgatgatgatgatgagcagaTCATTCTTTACGCGAAGAAGCTCGATTTGACCAGAGAGCATGAGAAGCTGAAATCCCAGTTGCAAGGAATGCAATGGAAGGTGATGGAGCTGGAAAAGATGTGCCGGAAGATGCAAAGGCAGATGTCAAAGGCCATGAAGACTAGAATAGCAGGTTCGAGTGGTTCAAGATCACTTCCCAGGCTTTGCTCATGA
- the LOC135628915 gene encoding BTB/POZ domain-containing protein At3g22104-like isoform X3 has protein sequence MTRFCYNNGRTQMSPSNICLLHCIAHFMEMTGDLLSLTKKSLQGIPYWSWPEIMSCLKRCQDLIPVASSSGMLDKVICSLVGRITAVSDASPSGSSPETSAFRFSCDTGSTTSAKNSSNHRGTWWFDELVVLNLDMIEEIIRKMAVEKANHVAIGRFLMHYLKNVGVRSAAADKKKAAEVIIDLLYSLDGSSVSSKSLFGLLRVSYPLKLSKCCQTKLESMIGNQFDQATLDNLLIPAPAGMNSLYDVNIILRFLRSFHRSGGRDSANRSKQAGSLMDSYLAEVAPDSSLKPLKFLALITALPDEARDCHDAIYRAIDLYLEVQVHTQISDEEKMKICSAINYEKLSSESCKHIARNTKFPSRTAVRALISQQTKLRSLLKGTDQLRKPGHDPDRDDDDEQIILYAKKLDLTREHEKLKSQLQGMQWKVMELEKMCRKMQRQMSKAMKTRIAGSSGSRSLPRLCS, from the exons ATGACAAGGTTTTGCTACAACAATGGCAGAACTCAGATGAGTCCCAGCAACATCTGTCTTCTGCACTGCATCGCCCACTTCATGGAGATGACCGGCGACCTGCTAAGTCTGACTAAGAAATCTCTCCAGGGAATCCCTTACTGGTCATGGCCTGAGATCATGAGCTGCCTGAAACGGTGCCAAGATCTCATTCCGGTCGCGTCTTCCTCAGGGATGTTGGATAAAGTGATCTGCTCTCTGGTTGGGAGAATCACGGCGGTGAGTGACGCCAGTCCCTCAGGCTCCTCCCCTGAAACCTCAGCCTTCCGGTTCTCCTGCGACACCGGAAGCACTACAAGCGCAAAGAACAGCAGCAACCACCGAGGAACTTGGTGGTTCGATGAACTCGTAGTACTGAATCTTGACATGATCGAGGAGATCATAAGGAAGATGGCTGTTGAGAAGGCGAATCATGTTGCCATCGGTAGGTTCCTCATGCATTACCTCAAGAATGTTGGCGTGCGCAGCGCCGCAGCTGACAAGAAGAAGGCTGCTGAAGTCATCATCGACCTGCTCTACTCCCTCGACGGCAGCTCTGTGTCCTCCAAGAGCTTGTTTGGTCTTCTCCGAGTCTCATATCCACTGAAGCTTAGCAAATGCTGCCAAACCAAGTTGGAGAGCATGATAGGAAACCAGTTCGATCAAGCAACACTGGACAATCTGCTAATTCCAGCCCCGGCAGGGATGAACAGCCTCTACGATGTGAATATAATCCTAAGGTTCCTGAGATCTTTCCACAGAAGCGGGGGTAGAGATTCCGCAAACCGATCGAAGCAAGCTGGAAGCTTAATGGATTCATACTTGGCTGAAGTAGCACCAGATTCCTCTTTGAAGCCTCTGAAGTTTTTGGCACTGATCACAGCTCTGCCAGATGAAGCAAGAGATTGCCACGATGCGATCTACCGAGCCATCGACTTGTACCTCGAGGTACAG GTTCATACTCAGATATCAGACGAGGAAAAGATGAAGATATGTAGTGCCATAAACTACGAGAAGCTGTCATCAGAGTCCTGCAAACACATCGCGAGGAACACCAAGTTCCCATCAAGAACAGCAGTCCGAGCTCTCATCTCTCAGCAAACCAAGCTCAGGAGTCTGCTCAAAGGGACCGACCAATTGAGGAAGCCTGGACATGATCCAGaccgtgatgatgatgatgagcagaTCATTCTTTACGCGAAGAAGCTCGATTTGACCAGAGAGCATGAGAAGCTGAAATCCCAGTTGCAAGGAATGCAATGGAAGGTGATGGAGCTGGAAAAGATGTGCCGGAAGATGCAAAGGCAGATGTCAAAGGCCATGAAGACTAGAATAGCAGGTTCGAGTGGTTCAAGATCACTTCCCAGGCTTTGCTCATGA
- the LOC135628299 gene encoding uncharacterized protein LOC135628299 encodes MAKVLPFLALLTLIYALPAASGGGGVIVGSGRSFRDLLRSYGLPAGIIPRAIESFDLDPSSGLLEVRFHRTCYARYDDGLAYFDRVVRGNLSYGALSGVVGWSHEELFLWFPVKGILIADPSSGVILFDIGLAQKHLSVSAFEDPPDCQPAAVAIFGKDEEPREDWILVDSS; translated from the coding sequence ATGGCTAAGGTGTTGCCTTTTCTAGCTCTCTTGACCCTCATCTACGCCCTCCCTGCCGCCTCCGGCGGCGGCGGAGTCATCGTCGGCAGCGGCCGATCCTTCCGCGACCTCCTACGCAGCTACGGACTTCCCGCCGGCATCATCCCCAGGGCCATCGAGTCCTTCGACCTGGACCCCTCCTCCGGCCTCCTCGAGGTCCGATTCCACCGCACGTGCTACGCCCGCTACGACGACGGCCTCGCCTACTTCGACCGCGTGGTGAGGGGCAACCTCAGCTACGGCGCGCTCAGCGGGGTGGTCGGGTGGTCGCACGAGGAGCTCTTCCTATGGTTCCCCGTGAAGGGCATCCTCATCGCCGATCCCTCCTCCGGCGTCATCCTCTTCGACATCGGTCTGGCGCAGAAGCATCTCTCCGTGTCGGCCTTCGAGGACCCGCCCGACTGCCAGCCAGCGGCGGTGGCAATCTTCGGAAAGGATGAGGAGCCTCGCGAAGATTGGATCTTGGTGGACTCTTCCTGA